TTTTGAATTGCAATTGCGACCTGATTTGCAAAAGTCTGCAGTATCATTACATCATCAATATCGAAATTGCCATCTATTTTGTTGATCAGTTGAAGTACGCCGATAATCTTGTCTTTATCTCTGACAGGGACACAGACCATGCTCCGGGTCTTAAATCCGCTAATCTCATCAATTCCATTGTAAAACCGCATGTCTGATGATACATCATGAATTAATACCGGTTCGCTGTGCTCTGCAACCCAGCCTGCAATCCCCAGGTGTTTTTTTAATCTTACCGAATTTATTTCGTCACACTTTTCACCTACAGCAACCTCAAAAAAGAGTTCTCCAGCATTATGATCAAGGAGTAAAAGGCTGCCGGCTTCCACTCCTAATAGTCTTATAGCAGACTCAATTGCCAATTTATTAACGACAGAAGAATCAAGCGATGAAGTCACAAGGGCGGTCATCTCAATTAATGTGTTAAGCTGCTTTAATCGCTTGTCTTCTAACTCGTTCATTTTATCAGCATGGATAATTGTTGGATGATAGTTGTCGTCGGCTAAAAAATAAAATGTAACGGATTAAATTTATTCTGGCATGGCGCAAATCCTGGAAGCATACAGATAAAACAAAAAAGCGGAAGAACTGTTACCAGTACCTGACACTGCCGATATCGACATGAACAAAGTTTGATCGAGGGTAGTAGCCTACCCCGCCGGCCTTCAGTTTTGTTGCAATATTTCTTAAAGATTCAATGCTGCGGCCGGGAACCTTAATATCCACAGCCATTCCATAGATATGAAAACTGTTACTACCAACTCCTCTGCTTGTCTTTCTTAGCATCGCGTTTGTCTCGGGTGACCGGTATCCTGACATTACATGAAAAGGCTGTCTGGCTTTCATCTTTTTGTTAATGACATACAGGAGATCCAATAGTTTGGTATCAATATCTTTTATGCCGCCTGTACGATAATCACGCAATATAAAATTTATCTCAGCAAGTGAATCAGGTATATATGCGTTGTCCTGCCAGTAAACGGTCTTAAGCTTCTCGTCAGTATGAATATTATAAAAATAGAGAGATCTTTCAGGAACCTTCATTTCCTCAAGGGATGCCGTAACATATGAAGGGAAAAGAGTGGTAGCAACGGTAGCAGCTCCCAACGCAAGAAAACTTCTGCGGCTTAGTCCATTATTTGTTTTGTCACATGATTTATCCGGTTTCATAGCAGATCCCAAGTTGGACTAACTTAATACTGTAATTTTTCAACAATAATCACTTGAAATTATAGTATTACGATTTTAAAGAAAAATGATAGAAAATGCAACCAGAAAAATAAAAGCACAACGATTTATTAAATATGAAAATAAGGTAACTTATTATAATTAAAGAATAATTATAGGAATTTAGGTAATCGTGCACTTTAGCCGACATCCCCCAAGACAAACTGGATGATGCTTATTGCAGTTATGGGAGATGTTTCAGTGCGGAGTATCCTTGGGCCAAGGGATACTTCGGTAAATCCTTTAGCAACAGCGAGAGATGCCTCATATTTTGAGAACCCGCCTTCAGGCCCGACAAGTAGTATGATCTCTTTTATGTTGTGACAATTGTTCAATACTTGCTTAAGATTTCTTTCCTCGTACGATTCAGAGCAAAGCAGTTTTAGAAATCCAGAGTCATTTGAAGCAGGGGGTTGGGTATCGGCGAATTTCTTAAAATCTATTGGTTCAATGATTTCAGGGACTATCTCTCTTCCTGACTGCTGG
This DNA window, taken from Nitrospirota bacterium, encodes the following:
- a CDS encoding YcbK family protein, producing the protein MKPDKSCDKTNNGLSRRSFLALGAATVATTLFPSYVTASLEEMKVPERSLYFYNIHTDEKLKTVYWQDNAYIPDSLAEINFILRDYRTGGIKDIDTKLLDLLYVINKKMKARQPFHVMSGYRSPETNAMLRKTSRGVGSNSFHIYGMAVDIKVPGRSIESLRNIATKLKAGGVGYYPRSNFVHVDIGSVRYW